The following proteins are encoded in a genomic region of Sorangiineae bacterium MSr12523:
- a CDS encoding sulfite exporter TauE/SafE family protein — MAFDATTIAVIVVTFFVGGLVKGLTGLGLPPVVLGILTAAIGIQPAKALILIPTFLTNVLQACTGGRGRAVTVRTWPFLVAATALTASGAFTLHYFDASLMSSLLGMGLMIYGVLGLFKMRLTIRERWVHPTGVIFGGINGFLTGLTGSSAVPGIFYLQSLGLSRDELIQSMGILFTLSTIGLAWSLRMQDLLSANLAVMSAIALIPATIGMSIGNRIRKGIPEEKFRTVFHVALLSLGLYIAIRHLSHLGSH; from the coding sequence ATGGCCTTCGACGCAACGACCATCGCCGTCATCGTCGTGACGTTCTTCGTTGGCGGCTTGGTCAAAGGGCTGACTGGCCTCGGTCTGCCGCCCGTCGTCCTCGGCATCCTCACCGCGGCGATTGGGATCCAACCGGCGAAGGCGCTGATCCTCATTCCGACCTTTCTGACCAATGTTCTGCAGGCGTGTACCGGTGGTCGCGGCCGCGCCGTGACCGTGCGCACCTGGCCGTTTCTGGTTGCCGCCACGGCGCTGACGGCCTCCGGTGCCTTTACGTTGCATTACTTCGACGCATCGCTCATGTCGTCGCTGCTCGGCATGGGACTCATGATTTACGGTGTGCTGGGCCTGTTCAAAATGCGGCTGACCATCCGAGAGCGATGGGTGCACCCCACCGGGGTGATCTTCGGCGGCATCAATGGCTTTCTCACCGGATTGACCGGCTCGTCGGCGGTGCCGGGGATCTTCTACCTGCAATCGCTCGGGCTCTCGCGTGACGAGTTGATTCAGAGTATGGGAATCCTCTTTACGCTTTCGACCATCGGTTTGGCTTGGTCGTTGCGGATGCAGGACCTGCTCAGCGCAAACCTGGCCGTGATGTCCGCCATTGCCTTGATCCCGGCGACGATCGGAATGTCAATCGGAAACCGAATTCGCAAAGGGATCCCCGAGGAAAAGTTTCGAACGGTCTTTCACGTGGCTCTGCTGTCGCTCGGACTTTACATCGCCATCCGACACCTATCTCATTTAGGCTCTCACTAG
- a CDS encoding FAD/NAD(P)-binding protein, translated as MGALKYCIVGTGFAGTCALWHLVQRLTAPHQSSSPETSAITIITVERGTVNGPGYPYSKDNVQLAHRCNNQASTMSIHGNDFIDWMTENKSRLIRDHAELVLETHPGITLADWQPDNDEFYPRALFGLYLEQRFQEALERALAHGIHVHQYMRHEAIDGRTEGETFSLTLRQLDTHEEFTIGGLDRVLLSTGHWQTKAADAVAKSDGFMASPYPPGAVKSAVANKVRSQPGRTEPPRVFVQGMGPSGIDAILTLCDEGEFTYTHDGHVASYRAAAFPGAGGPLHIVAGSRCGFFSPIRGPLATYEMHHLTEERLAAMRREQNGYLKIDAILELLDLELRRATGGAVGWADVVSPRYPSAREKLAVDLRDSYTGNLVYTVVLKARRMRFYSVLEPRDKAVYDRMLDTHFIRTAVPMPAANAEKLLALMDAGVLSVVKLGYDAPAPVVDADGAFRIACQSDDGQPITIRADCMIRASAQDFAMNLHPSPLMQNLLRRGEVVPHEEGGYVTGGIALAPGGYRVMKRAGSVCIPSAHLASFGSPVRFWQNERNFAGAFVEAAEWVADEWLEVAVVMSAADKPKPAAGRGPSIVTVEMRR; from the coding sequence ATGGGGGCTCTCAAATATTGCATCGTTGGCACCGGATTCGCGGGCACCTGCGCGCTATGGCATCTGGTCCAGCGCCTGACTGCACCGCACCAAAGCTCGTCGCCCGAAACATCGGCGATCACGATCATCACCGTGGAGCGCGGCACGGTGAACGGGCCGGGTTATCCGTATTCGAAAGACAATGTCCAGCTCGCCCACCGGTGCAACAACCAGGCGAGCACGATGTCCATCCATGGCAACGATTTCATCGATTGGATGACGGAGAACAAATCGCGCCTCATTCGTGATCATGCGGAGCTCGTGCTCGAAACGCACCCGGGCATCACGCTCGCCGATTGGCAGCCCGACAACGACGAATTCTATCCGCGGGCGCTGTTTGGGTTGTACCTCGAACAGCGCTTTCAGGAGGCTCTCGAGCGGGCCCTCGCCCATGGCATCCACGTGCACCAGTACATGCGTCACGAGGCCATCGATGGGCGTACCGAGGGAGAAACGTTCTCCCTCACCTTGCGGCAGCTCGACACGCACGAGGAGTTCACCATCGGCGGACTTGATCGCGTGCTCCTGAGCACAGGACACTGGCAGACCAAGGCCGCCGACGCGGTCGCGAAGAGCGATGGCTTCATGGCCTCGCCCTATCCGCCGGGCGCCGTGAAATCCGCCGTCGCGAACAAGGTGCGGTCGCAGCCCGGTCGCACCGAGCCACCGCGCGTGTTCGTGCAGGGGATGGGGCCCAGCGGCATCGATGCCATCCTGACCTTGTGCGACGAAGGCGAATTCACGTACACGCACGACGGCCACGTCGCATCGTACCGGGCGGCGGCCTTCCCCGGCGCAGGCGGTCCGCTCCACATCGTGGCGGGATCGCGCTGTGGGTTCTTTTCGCCCATTCGGGGGCCGCTCGCCACGTACGAGATGCACCACCTGACCGAGGAGCGCCTTGCGGCGATGCGGCGCGAGCAGAATGGGTACCTGAAGATCGACGCCATTCTGGAGTTGCTGGACCTCGAGCTGCGCCGGGCCACCGGCGGCGCCGTGGGATGGGCCGACGTCGTGAGTCCTCGATACCCTTCGGCGAGGGAAAAGCTCGCCGTCGATCTTCGGGATTCGTACACCGGCAACCTGGTGTACACGGTTGTCCTGAAGGCGAGGCGCATGCGCTTTTACAGCGTGCTCGAGCCACGCGACAAAGCCGTATACGATCGAATGCTGGATACGCACTTCATTCGGACGGCCGTTCCCATGCCCGCCGCCAATGCGGAAAAGCTACTCGCATTGATGGACGCTGGCGTGCTGAGCGTCGTGAAGCTGGGGTACGATGCGCCCGCGCCCGTGGTCGACGCCGACGGCGCATTTCGCATTGCGTGTCAGTCGGACGACGGACAACCGATCACCATCCGGGCAGACTGTATGATTCGCGCGAGCGCCCAAGATTTCGCGATGAATCTTCACCCTTCCCCGTTGATGCAGAATCTCCTGAGGCGAGGCGAGGTGGTGCCGCATGAAGAAGGTGGATATGTCACGGGCGGCATCGCACTCGCACCAGGTGGATATCGCGTGATGAAGCGCGCGGGTAGCGTTTGTATTCCGTCGGCGCACCTGGCATCCTTCGGGTCACCCGTGAGGTTCTGGCAAAACGAACGAAACTTCGCCGGCGCATTCGTCGAGGCTGCGGAATGGGTCGCCGACGAGTGGCTCGAGGTCGCGGTTGTCATGAGCGCGGCCGACAAGCCAAAACCGGCCGCGGGCCGCGGTCCGAGTATCGTCACCGTCGAAATGAGGAGATGA
- a CDS encoding pyridoxal phosphate-dependent aminotransferase produces MMVSKNRGISNAVLNLPDSVTHGTAAKLVEINRGLALEEQVIDLSIGALDTRTDSRIDRGVIEFVRTRSDIVHAFAPVKGFPFLLESIAARIARLHDIAYDPKKEILVTPGGVKGSISVAFHTLLNPGDEVVIPVPNWPHYSDMVRLHEAVPKTILVTARDGLTAPALENAISERTKMVVLGDCINPTGKVYSTEELSALAEVIAAHNVRREARGASPIYVLFDSPYEAHILGARAKTFAALEAGLENGTRCSMRPWTVGVTGPGKTYGMHGDRIGYLCGPADIVDGAARAQVNLTSFASTYGQVATHVALQPEMDEVATSRAKSARANLESMLQELNAIPSLHVAPPQGGYFLFVDFSNYADAYKRHGYDQADRFLLSEARVATICGNHFAEGEALNHFVRINCGRSLHLVSKAGARIRRALTRLVS; encoded by the coding sequence ATGATGGTATCGAAAAATCGTGGCATTTCCAATGCGGTCCTCAATCTTCCCGATTCCGTGACGCATGGAACGGCGGCCAAGCTCGTCGAAATCAATCGTGGACTTGCCCTGGAAGAACAGGTCATCGACCTGAGCATTGGCGCGTTGGATACACGAACGGATTCACGAATCGATCGAGGTGTCATCGAGTTCGTACGAACGCGCTCCGATATCGTCCACGCCTTTGCGCCGGTCAAAGGGTTCCCGTTCTTGCTGGAATCCATTGCGGCGCGCATCGCGCGTTTGCATGACATCGCGTACGACCCGAAGAAAGAAATCCTGGTGACGCCGGGCGGCGTGAAGGGCTCGATTTCGGTGGCCTTCCACACGTTGCTGAATCCTGGCGACGAGGTGGTGATTCCCGTGCCCAATTGGCCGCACTACTCGGATATGGTGCGCCTGCACGAAGCCGTCCCGAAGACCATCCTGGTGACGGCGCGCGATGGCTTGACGGCCCCCGCACTCGAGAATGCCATCTCGGAGCGGACGAAGATGGTCGTCCTCGGCGATTGCATCAATCCAACGGGCAAGGTTTACTCGACCGAAGAATTGTCCGCCCTGGCCGAGGTCATCGCGGCGCACAATGTTCGCCGTGAGGCGCGCGGCGCGAGTCCGATTTACGTCCTGTTCGATAGCCCGTACGAAGCCCATATCCTAGGAGCCCGCGCCAAGACCTTTGCTGCCCTCGAGGCGGGGCTCGAGAATGGCACGCGCTGCTCCATGCGGCCATGGACGGTGGGGGTGACCGGGCCGGGCAAAACGTACGGCATGCACGGCGACCGAATCGGTTATCTATGTGGGCCGGCGGACATCGTGGATGGAGCTGCGCGCGCGCAGGTCAACCTCACATCTTTCGCGTCGACCTACGGACAGGTCGCCACGCACGTGGCGCTGCAGCCGGAGATGGACGAGGTGGCGACGTCGCGCGCGAAGAGCGCACGCGCCAATCTGGAGAGCATGCTGCAGGAGCTCAACGCGATTCCGTCGCTGCACGTTGCCCCTCCGCAGGGTGGCTATTTCCTGTTCGTCGACTTTTCCAACTACGCCGATGCGTACAAAAGGCACGGCTACGATCAGGCCGATCGCTTTCTCCTCAGCGAAGCCCGTGTCGCCACCATTTGTGGCAACCATTTCGCAGAGGGGGAGGCGTTGAATCACTTCGTGCGCATCAACTGCGGCCGCTCGCTCCATCTGGTGAGCAAGGCTGGCGCGCGCATCCGGCGGGCGCTCACGCGCTTGGTGTCCTGA
- a CDS encoding iron-containing redox enzyme family protein, with translation MRICAGVFLVFAGDVSEERRTTVDCDVLIGRAPGVRGMGNKMAPSTTFDLHNQVNSLMSDLERHPVYGNDYFKFLENSAWTRQTYDFHRANFFHRTEGTVKGIAHVCARAAANDDRDTLILFAYILNEETGNGNRAHCHEVFMENAHNLHGQAEFDLPSLLVKDARSSKLILDETVAYRKRTLELLSGSYHRMLGVVMALESHADKMLRICRTAFRASRKNLTQSDFVKKVEVYFNAHVSNGVEERHAADAKQCVINNCQTEADIAEIAYGANETLNIQLAMWNAMYEKACALNAAPGAR, from the coding sequence ATGCGCATCTGCGCGGGTGTCTTTCTGGTGTTCGCTGGAGACGTTTCCGAAGAACGCAGAACCACTGTCGATTGTGACGTTCTCATTGGCCGCGCTCCGGGAGTGCGTGGAATGGGGAATAAAATGGCGCCAAGCACAACGTTCGATCTGCACAATCAAGTCAATTCGCTCATGTCCGACCTGGAACGACATCCGGTCTATGGCAACGATTATTTCAAATTTCTCGAGAATTCGGCCTGGACTCGCCAAACTTATGACTTTCACCGCGCAAACTTCTTCCATCGCACCGAGGGCACCGTCAAAGGTATCGCCCACGTGTGCGCGCGGGCCGCGGCGAACGACGATCGCGACACGCTGATCTTATTTGCGTATATCCTCAATGAGGAGACCGGAAACGGAAATCGCGCTCATTGCCACGAAGTGTTCATGGAGAACGCTCACAACCTACACGGGCAAGCCGAGTTCGATTTGCCCTCGTTGCTGGTGAAAGATGCTCGCAGCAGCAAATTGATCCTCGACGAGACGGTGGCGTACCGCAAACGCACCCTGGAACTGCTCAGCGGTAGCTACCATCGCATGCTCGGCGTGGTGATGGCCCTCGAGTCCCATGCGGACAAGATGCTGCGCATATGCCGCACGGCATTTCGCGCCAGCCGCAAGAACTTGACGCAATCGGACTTCGTCAAGAAGGTCGAAGTCTACTTCAATGCTCACGTGAGCAACGGGGTGGAAGAGCGTCACGCCGCCGATGCCAAGCAGTGTGTGATCAACAACTGCCAGACCGAGGCGGACATTGCCGAAATCGCCTATGGCGCGAATGAAACGCTGAACATCCAGTTGGCCATGTGGAACGCGATGTATGAAAAGGCGTGCGCGTTGAATGCCGCCCCGGGAGCGAGGTAG
- a CDS encoding cupin domain-containing protein, with protein sequence MEMKEFHYQDGVRVSVFNLDHKSIPYHFHNQVSDMVYCAKGQISIELPDTGEVFTIHPGQIFQVPNPSKHRFVNSAPVGTPARYVLLQLGTFDIHFIPAAKEVAAKFAGRAPTHVSDGVVYIENRKDDIIELADRFERDKPEVLTSEERDDVVKALRFLSSQGVPQVHPRAGATP encoded by the coding sequence ATGGAGATGAAGGAATTCCATTACCAGGACGGCGTGCGGGTCAGCGTGTTCAACTTGGACCACAAGTCCATTCCGTATCATTTTCACAACCAAGTTTCGGACATGGTGTACTGCGCCAAAGGTCAGATCTCCATCGAGCTGCCCGACACGGGAGAGGTGTTCACCATCCATCCCGGCCAGATCTTCCAGGTCCCCAACCCGAGCAAGCACAGGTTCGTGAACTCCGCCCCCGTGGGGACTCCGGCTCGGTACGTGCTTTTGCAGCTCGGCACGTTCGACATCCACTTCATCCCCGCCGCCAAAGAAGTGGCGGCGAAGTTCGCGGGGCGCGCGCCGACGCACGTTTCGGACGGCGTCGTCTACATCGAAAATCGCAAAGACGACATCATCGAACTTGCAGATCGCTTCGAACGCGACAAGCCGGAAGTCTTGACCTCCGAGGAGCGCGACGACGTCGTGAAGGCGTTGAGGTTTCTCTCGTCCCAAGGGGTTCCGCAAGTGCATCCCCGTGCCGGTGCGACCCCATGA
- a CDS encoding O-methyltransferase, producing the protein MKQALLAVLRELEEFGKTNDAATSDRSHKMLNITHDTGVFLALLIKATRATNVLEIGTSNGYSTLWLADAVGERGVVTTIERAPHKIAMAEKNFSRAGLGARIRQVNDEAGQFIASRGNGEYSFIFLDSDREHYVDWWSSLQRILQPGGLIVVDNAISHAEQMEGFIRRVAASEGYLSSLSPIGNGELVILKEAAS; encoded by the coding sequence ATGAAACAGGCGCTACTCGCGGTGCTACGTGAGTTGGAAGAGTTCGGCAAAACCAACGATGCGGCAACGAGCGATCGAAGCCACAAGATGTTGAACATCACGCACGATACCGGCGTGTTCCTCGCCCTGCTCATCAAGGCTACGCGGGCCACCAATGTCTTGGAGATTGGCACCTCGAACGGTTATTCCACATTGTGGCTTGCCGATGCCGTGGGCGAGCGCGGCGTGGTCACGACCATCGAGCGAGCGCCGCACAAAATCGCAATGGCGGAAAAGAACTTTTCCCGCGCAGGGCTCGGCGCGCGCATCCGCCAAGTCAACGACGAAGCCGGGCAGTTCATCGCTTCGCGCGGCAATGGAGAGTACTCCTTCATCTTCTTGGACAGCGATCGTGAGCATTACGTGGATTGGTGGAGTTCGTTGCAACGGATCCTCCAGCCCGGCGGCCTGATCGTGGTCGATAATGCGATTTCGCACGCCGAGCAAATGGAAGGCTTCATCCGCCGCGTCGCCGCCTCGGAGGGCTATCTGAGCTCTCTGTCCCCCATTGGCAACGGCGAGCTCGTGATCTTGAAGGAGGCTGCAAGCTAA
- a CDS encoding ecdysteroid 22-kinase family protein: MGRATFPRGPEGITTDWLTDAVGAPVSSFEVEQIGMGVGLLGRMLRVTLTGDGTTPSSIVMKLPTLDEGARRTIMKPMRFYEREVHFYQEAAHAVPVATPKVHFAEFDPATDDFVLVFEDCSDRRMADQIAGCSEADADTSIDAMVALHSHSWAALHASTYPWLPKYCDSPYPQAWGGMFKRGWPRAKEIFGARIPKQIRDFGDRYELIVQPYLDEITAEPVTFCHGDFRLDNFLFATKAEHAPVTIVDWPICFRGRGAYDLAYFISQSLTPEDRRANEERLIDRYLNGLTAHGIKYPRDQLMRDYKRTVAWCFLYPVAVVGTVEIKTERQLQLLQGMLDRSIAAIEDSAALEVLR; the protein is encoded by the coding sequence ATGGGGCGGGCGACGTTTCCGAGGGGGCCAGAGGGAATCACGACGGATTGGCTGACCGATGCCGTCGGTGCACCGGTATCGTCCTTCGAGGTCGAGCAGATCGGAATGGGCGTCGGTCTTCTGGGGCGCATGCTCCGGGTGACCTTGACCGGTGACGGAACCACGCCCTCGAGTATCGTCATGAAGTTGCCGACGCTCGACGAAGGCGCACGGCGAACCATCATGAAGCCCATGCGCTTCTACGAAAGGGAAGTCCATTTTTACCAGGAGGCCGCGCACGCCGTCCCTGTCGCGACACCAAAAGTCCACTTCGCCGAGTTCGATCCGGCGACCGATGACTTCGTGCTCGTCTTCGAAGACTGTAGCGACCGCCGGATGGCGGACCAGATCGCCGGCTGTTCGGAGGCCGACGCCGACACCTCGATCGACGCGATGGTCGCGCTTCATTCGCATTCGTGGGCGGCGTTGCATGCTTCCACCTATCCGTGGTTGCCGAAGTATTGCGATTCACCCTACCCGCAGGCGTGGGGCGGGATGTTCAAGCGGGGCTGGCCGCGCGCAAAAGAGATCTTCGGGGCCCGAATTCCCAAGCAGATCCGTGATTTCGGGGACCGCTACGAACTTATCGTCCAGCCGTATCTCGACGAGATCACGGCGGAGCCTGTGACGTTCTGCCACGGCGACTTCCGGCTCGACAATTTTCTCTTCGCGACGAAGGCAGAGCACGCCCCCGTGACGATCGTCGACTGGCCGATCTGCTTCCGCGGCCGGGGCGCGTACGATCTCGCGTACTTCATCAGCCAGAGCCTCACGCCGGAGGACCGGCGTGCGAACGAGGAACGGCTGATCGACCGGTACCTAAACGGGCTTACCGCCCACGGCATCAAGTATCCCCGCGACCAGTTGATGCGGGATTACAAACGGACCGTGGCGTGGTGCTTCCTCTACCCGGTCGCGGTGGTGGGAACGGTCGAAATAAAGACCGAACGCCAGCTGCAGCTCCTGCAAGGGATGCTCGACCGTTCGATCGCAGCCATCGAGGACTCTGCAGCACTCGAAGTTCTGCGCTAG